From the Paludisphaera mucosa genome, one window contains:
- a CDS encoding NADH-quinone oxidoreductase subunit J family protein: MTNGSFILATIGILLGATGTYLLLPHRRGEAKPRTLYILGGTFAGLGLIGFLLLLTPPALSPLADFVAGSFFYIFAAGAIGAGVMTVTSRNPVYSALWFAGVVVSTAGLFLLADAQFLAAGSIIVYAGAIIVTFLFVIMLAQMEGKAVYDRAARSPGRAVFTCFLLLWSLAYCLATLPGAEPSDADSVVSARQRLRRGRELASFYPEGGPAQARIALERSLRPTSSLFVDGDPMKPKPNVAGLGEALYTDNLLAVELAGAILFAALIAAVVIANPRPMTALPASKSDA, translated from the coding sequence ATGACGAACGGTTCCTTCATCCTGGCGACGATCGGCATCCTGCTGGGCGCGACGGGGACGTACCTCCTGCTGCCGCACCGCCGCGGCGAGGCCAAGCCGCGGACCCTCTACATCCTGGGCGGGACCTTCGCCGGCCTGGGCCTGATCGGCTTTTTGCTGCTGCTCACGCCGCCGGCCCTCTCGCCGCTGGCCGACTTCGTCGCCGGGTCGTTCTTCTACATCTTCGCCGCCGGCGCGATCGGCGCGGGCGTGATGACGGTGACCAGCCGGAACCCGGTCTACAGCGCCCTCTGGTTCGCGGGCGTCGTGGTCTCGACCGCCGGGCTGTTCCTGCTGGCCGACGCCCAGTTCCTGGCCGCGGGCTCGATCATCGTCTACGCCGGGGCGATCATCGTCACCTTCCTGTTCGTGATCATGCTCGCCCAGATGGAAGGCAAGGCCGTCTACGACCGCGCCGCGCGGTCGCCGGGCCGGGCCGTCTTCACCTGCTTCCTGCTGCTCTGGTCGCTGGCCTACTGCCTGGCCACCCTGCCGGGCGCGGAGCCGTCCGACGCCGACTCCGTCGTCTCGGCCCGCCAGCGCCTGCGGCGCGGCCGCGAGCTGGCGTCGTTCTACCCCGAGGGCGGCCCGGCCCAGGCCCGCATCGCCCTCGAACGCTCCCTGCGGCCGACCTCGTCGCTGTTCGTCGACGGCGACCCGATGAAGCCCAAGCCCAACGTCGCCGGGCTGGGCGAGGCCCTCTACACCGACAACCTGCTGGCGGTCGAGCTGGCCGGGGCGATCCTGTTCGCGGCCCTGATCGCCGCCGTCGTGATCGCCAACCCGCGGCCGATGACCGCGCTGCCGGCCTCCAAGTCCGACGCCTGA
- the nuoK gene encoding NADH-quinone oxidoreductase subunit NuoK, with amino-acid sequence MTDPFSLELLTNYLLVSAALFALGMLGFIARRNLIVMFLSAEMMLQGVALSLVAFGRYHGNWSGQVFTIVILTVAACEASIAMALVVVLFNRRSSLDVTLWQDVREAGVAGTELADEEAEAAPLSTADGIETYPHLTPAGVEPAHPIQPWTERRR; translated from the coding sequence ATGACCGACCCGTTCTCGCTCGAGCTCCTGACCAACTACCTCCTCGTGAGCGCGGCGCTCTTCGCGCTGGGGATGTTGGGGTTCATCGCCCGGCGCAACCTGATCGTCATGTTCCTGTCGGCCGAGATGATGCTGCAGGGCGTGGCGCTGTCGCTGGTGGCCTTCGGGCGCTACCACGGCAACTGGAGCGGCCAGGTCTTCACGATCGTCATCCTGACCGTGGCGGCGTGCGAGGCCTCGATCGCCATGGCCCTGGTCGTCGTCCTGTTCAACCGCCGCTCGTCGCTCGACGTCACGCTCTGGCAGGACGTCCGCGAGGCCGGCGTCGCCGGCACCGAGCTGGCCGACGAGGAGGCCGAGGCGGCCCCGCTGTCGACGGCCGACGGGATCGAGACGTATCCCCACCTGACCCCCGCCGGCGTCGAGCCGGCCCACCCGATCCAGCCCTGGACCGAGCGCCGTCGCTGA
- the nuoL gene encoding NADH-quinone oxidoreductase subunit L produces the protein MGFFVQNVWLIPFFPLLGGLIAAAVGRRAGVNAALPVAAGVALAFLVSLGAWITADAEKTVLVSKWIAAGSLVVPIEFRVDGLTTLMLSMVTFVSTLVIVFASGYMNGDPSYPRFFALIGLFVFSMTGLVLSNNYLLTYAFWEGVGVCSYLLIGFWHTRPSAAAAAMKAFMINRIGDVGFAVAIFWLWSIVPNHDLSYQNVLAESTLHGFSEAAKVGIPLLLFWAATAKSAQIPLYVWLPDAMEGPTPVSALIHAATMVTAGVYLIARSTPLVAQAPGVQLLISIIGCTTALLAALIALTQNDLKRVMAYSTVSQLGYMFMGLGAGVGSVARLAMVAAMFHLFTHAFFKALLFLASGSVMHAMGDVIDMRRFRGLRHRLPYTCGTFAVGGLALAGVFPMAGFWSKDEILLALESAPHAAHEVHFEYGWVYNVIYWVAIFTAFLTAFYTFRAFFMTFWGPEKLPGADDPEAPPVDPQAAHGHGHDEHAHDDAHGGHHVGEESPPIMTYPLLILAGCAVLVGLAFGPTGWFEGHLEHTLGFEGLPEGHHAFSWGTALISTIAAVAGIALAYRMYAEPSPVPARIAGSVQPLYRASLGKFYIDEIYHATVMKLVQFLAAASRVLDVRLVDGIVTGVAKLPRIAAREVLAKYQNGLIQFYAAASALSVAVLLWVLLFS, from the coding sequence GTGGGTTTCTTCGTGCAGAACGTCTGGCTGATCCCGTTCTTCCCGCTGCTGGGCGGCCTGATCGCGGCCGCCGTCGGCCGGCGGGCGGGCGTCAACGCGGCGCTCCCGGTGGCGGCCGGCGTCGCGTTGGCCTTCCTGGTCTCGCTCGGGGCCTGGATCACGGCCGACGCCGAGAAGACCGTGCTGGTCTCGAAGTGGATCGCGGCCGGCTCGCTCGTCGTGCCGATCGAGTTCCGGGTCGACGGCCTGACGACGCTGATGCTGTCGATGGTCACGTTCGTCTCGACGCTCGTCATCGTCTTCGCCTCGGGGTACATGAACGGCGACCCGTCGTACCCCCGGTTCTTCGCCCTGATCGGCCTGTTCGTCTTCTCGATGACGGGGCTGGTGCTCTCGAACAACTACCTGCTCACGTACGCCTTCTGGGAGGGCGTGGGCGTCTGCAGCTACCTGCTCATCGGTTTCTGGCACACGCGGCCCTCGGCCGCCGCCGCGGCGATGAAGGCGTTCATGATCAACCGGATCGGCGACGTCGGCTTCGCGGTCGCCATCTTCTGGCTCTGGTCGATCGTCCCCAACCACGACCTGAGCTACCAGAACGTGCTGGCCGAGTCGACGCTGCATGGGTTCTCGGAAGCCGCCAAGGTCGGCATCCCGCTGCTCCTCTTCTGGGCCGCGACCGCCAAGAGCGCGCAGATCCCGCTCTACGTCTGGCTGCCCGACGCGATGGAAGGACCGACGCCCGTCTCGGCCCTCATCCACGCCGCGACGATGGTCACCGCCGGCGTCTACCTGATCGCCCGCTCGACGCCGCTGGTCGCCCAGGCCCCCGGCGTGCAGCTCCTGATCTCGATCATCGGCTGCACGACGGCCCTGCTGGCCGCGCTGATCGCCCTGACCCAGAACGACCTCAAGCGGGTCATGGCCTACTCGACGGTCAGCCAGCTCGGCTACATGTTCATGGGGCTGGGCGCCGGCGTGGGCTCGGTGGCCCGGCTGGCGATGGTCGCGGCGATGTTCCACCTGTTCACCCACGCCTTCTTCAAGGCCTTGCTCTTCCTGGCGTCCGGCAGCGTGATGCACGCGATGGGCGACGTGATCGACATGAGGCGCTTCCGGGGCCTGCGGCATCGCCTGCCGTACACCTGTGGGACGTTCGCCGTCGGCGGCCTGGCCCTGGCCGGCGTCTTCCCGATGGCCGGCTTCTGGAGCAAGGACGAGATCCTGCTCGCCCTCGAATCGGCCCCCCACGCCGCCCACGAGGTCCACTTCGAGTACGGCTGGGTCTACAACGTGATCTACTGGGTCGCGATCTTCACGGCCTTCCTCACCGCGTTCTACACCTTCCGGGCCTTCTTCATGACCTTCTGGGGTCCCGAGAAGCTCCCCGGCGCCGACGACCCCGAGGCCCCGCCGGTCGACCCCCAAGCGGCGCACGGCCACGGCCACGACGAGCACGCGCATGACGACGCGCACGGCGGCCACCACGTCGGCGAGGAGTCGCCGCCGATCATGACCTACCCGCTGCTGATCCTGGCCGGTTGCGCCGTGCTGGTCGGCCTGGCCTTCGGCCCGACGGGCTGGTTCGAGGGGCACCTGGAGCACACGCTCGGCTTCGAGGGCCTCCCCGAAGGCCACCACGCCTTCAGCTGGGGGACGGCCCTGATCAGCACGATCGCGGCCGTCGCGGGGATCGCCCTGGCCTACCGGATGTACGCCGAGCCCAGCCCGGTCCCGGCGCGGATCGCCGGCTCGGTGCAGCCGCTGTACCGGGCGTCGCTCGGCAAGTTCTACATCGACGAGATCTACCACGCCACCGTCATGAAGCTCGTGCAGTTCCTGGCGGCGGCCTCGCGGGTGTTGGACGTCCGGCTCGTGGACGGCATCGTGACGGGGGTGGCGAAGCTGCCCCGGATCGCGGCCCGCGAGGTCTTGGCGAAGTATCAAAACGGCCTGATCCAGTTCTACGCGGCGGCTTCGGCCCTGAGCGTCGCGGTGCTGCTCTGGGTGCTGCTCTTTTCCTGA
- a CDS encoding complex I subunit 4 family protein, whose protein sequence is MATLLAITVFLPLIGALALVLAPGLDRGAARKIALGVTLTTFGACLALLAGFEPAVTSPQFAAISEAAGGRTLYGWGWLSRPDVRFALGLDGISIWLFVLTGLLMITAVLSSWESIKERAPLYYAFLLALETGLLGLFGALDVVLFYIFFEFTLIPLFFLIGLWGGPERQRASVYFFLYTLAGSLLTLLGVISLVIVHMQYSPNHVLTFSIPELTHGLATLPWPEWYKVDSWASPQVLIFLLLLAGFAVKVPLFPFHTWLPLAHVEAPTAGSIVLAGVLLKVGSYGLIRFNMAMTPLGASALFPLLATMCVVGIIYGALAALAQTDMKRLVAYSSVSHMGFIVLGMLAMNDAGLNGSIIQMVNHGLTTGALFACVGVLYDRYHTREMNAIGGVWNRFPLLAFFFIFSSMGAAALPGLNGFVGEFPILAGMFAESWKTASLATLGMILGAFYLLLMIRRVIFGPLVEPVAHGEHGDDHGHGHADVPPMGWYEIAGLTPLAVLILYIGIFPEPFFARIRPAAEVVTQIGRQEREVGEKALAATVPPAAPALTMRTTEPR, encoded by the coding sequence ATGGCGACACTGTTGGCGATCACCGTTTTCCTCCCCCTGATCGGCGCGCTGGCGCTCGTGCTGGCGCCCGGCCTCGACCGGGGGGCGGCCCGCAAGATCGCGCTGGGCGTCACCCTGACGACCTTCGGGGCCTGCCTGGCCCTGCTCGCCGGGTTCGAGCCGGCCGTGACGTCGCCGCAGTTCGCCGCGATCTCCGAGGCCGCGGGCGGCCGGACGCTCTACGGCTGGGGCTGGCTGAGCCGGCCGGACGTGCGGTTCGCGCTGGGGCTCGACGGCATCTCGATCTGGCTGTTCGTGCTCACGGGCCTGCTGATGATCACGGCCGTGCTGTCGTCGTGGGAGTCGATCAAGGAACGCGCGCCGCTCTACTACGCGTTCCTGCTGGCGCTTGAGACGGGCCTGCTCGGCCTCTTCGGGGCGCTCGACGTGGTGCTCTTCTACATCTTCTTCGAGTTCACGCTGATCCCGCTGTTCTTCCTGATCGGCCTGTGGGGCGGCCCCGAGCGGCAGCGGGCTTCGGTCTACTTCTTCCTGTACACGCTGGCGGGGAGCCTGCTGACGCTGCTGGGGGTGATCTCGCTGGTCATCGTCCACATGCAGTATTCGCCGAATCACGTGCTCACGTTCTCGATCCCCGAGCTGACCCACGGCCTGGCGACGCTCCCCTGGCCGGAGTGGTACAAGGTCGACTCGTGGGCGAGCCCGCAGGTCCTCATTTTCCTGCTGCTGCTGGCGGGGTTCGCGGTCAAGGTGCCGCTCTTCCCGTTCCACACGTGGCTGCCGCTGGCGCACGTCGAGGCCCCGACGGCCGGCTCGATCGTCCTGGCCGGCGTGCTGCTGAAGGTCGGCAGCTACGGCCTGATCCGCTTCAACATGGCGATGACCCCCCTGGGGGCCTCGGCCCTCTTCCCGCTGCTGGCGACGATGTGCGTGGTGGGCATCATCTACGGGGCCCTCGCCGCGCTCGCGCAGACGGACATGAAGCGGCTGGTGGCCTACAGCTCGGTCAGCCACATGGGCTTCATCGTGCTGGGGATGCTGGCGATGAACGACGCCGGGCTCAACGGCTCGATCATCCAGATGGTCAACCACGGACTGACGACGGGCGCCCTGTTCGCCTGCGTGGGCGTGCTCTACGACCGCTACCACACCCGCGAGATGAACGCGATCGGCGGCGTGTGGAACCGCTTCCCGCTGCTGGCCTTCTTCTTCATCTTCTCGTCGATGGGGGCCGCGGCGCTGCCGGGCCTGAACGGCTTCGTCGGCGAGTTCCCGATCCTCGCGGGGATGTTCGCGGAGAGCTGGAAGACGGCCTCGCTGGCGACCCTGGGCATGATCCTGGGCGCCTTCTACCTGCTCTTGATGATCCGCCGCGTCATCTTCGGCCCCCTGGTCGAGCCCGTCGCCCACGGCGAGCACGGCGACGACCACGGTCACGGCCACGCGGACGTGCCGCCGATGGGCTGGTACGAGATCGCCGGCCTGACGCCGCTGGCCGTCCTGATCCTCTACATCGGCATCTTCCCCGAGCCCTTCTTCGCCCGCATCCGCCCGGCGGCGGAGGTCGTGACCCAGATCGGCCGGCAGGAGCGCGAGGTCGGCGAGAAGGCCCTCGCGGCGACGGTCCCGCCCGCCGCGCCGGCCCTGACGATGCGAACGACCGAACCCCGCTGA
- a CDS encoding NADH-quinone oxidoreductase subunit N: MTLQLAYHTVQQTLLVLSPEILLLAVAVAMMTAAPFLRVSRRGWCGLAAVGLVASLLALIATRDVQPDVYVGSAVNDAMAFYVRLFVILTGLVLIGLAHREPPEDRSAEFFGSFLMIQAGAMLVAASNDLILLFIGLELVSIPTYLLLYLSRRTASTQEAATKYFFLSIFASALLLYGMAFLYGIAGTTNLKALSVLTTSLPYVPHLWLGLLAVVFIIAGLCFRVAAVPLHFYAPDVYQGSPVVIAALLSWIPKVVGFVAMIRALTSVLAFKGLDDELVHKTVLLCWIIAAATMTLGNAVALLQTDLKRLLAYSSIAHAGYLMVGITAAFAGGAEGSAFYYGVEGVLFYLAAYAFMTLGAFGVVLALRKRDGRPVTTIDDLSGLGLTQPVVAVGLTLCLLSLTGIPGLAGFWGKLQIFASALSAASGDEARPLQVLAVVGMLNAAVGAFYYLRIIVLMFLKPAEEPVDAVGGWPVALATGACVSLSLLVGLYPAPISRACREAAVAANVHPAPVAESAPVVVGARDVAPSPAPVRN; encoded by the coding sequence ATGACCCTTCAGCTCGCCTACCATACGGTCCAGCAGACGCTCCTGGTCCTCTCGCCCGAGATCTTGCTGCTGGCCGTGGCCGTCGCCATGATGACCGCCGCGCCCTTCCTCCGCGTCTCGCGGCGGGGGTGGTGCGGACTGGCCGCCGTCGGCCTGGTCGCGAGCCTGCTCGCCCTGATCGCGACCCGCGACGTCCAGCCCGACGTCTACGTCGGCTCGGCCGTGAACGACGCGATGGCGTTCTACGTCCGGCTCTTCGTGATCCTGACCGGCCTCGTCCTGATCGGCCTGGCCCATCGCGAGCCCCCCGAGGACCGCTCCGCGGAGTTCTTCGGCTCGTTCCTGATGATCCAGGCGGGCGCGATGCTCGTGGCGGCCTCGAACGACCTGATCCTGCTGTTCATCGGCCTGGAACTGGTCAGCATCCCGACTTACCTGCTGCTCTACCTCTCGCGGCGGACCGCCTCGACGCAGGAGGCGGCGACGAAGTACTTCTTCCTGAGCATCTTCGCCTCGGCCCTTCTGCTCTACGGGATGGCCTTCCTCTACGGGATCGCCGGCACGACGAACCTCAAGGCGCTCTCGGTGCTGACGACCTCGCTGCCGTACGTGCCGCACCTCTGGCTGGGGCTGCTGGCGGTCGTCTTCATCATCGCCGGCCTCTGCTTCCGCGTGGCCGCCGTCCCCCTCCACTTCTACGCCCCCGACGTCTACCAGGGCTCGCCCGTGGTGATCGCGGCTCTGCTGTCGTGGATCCCCAAGGTCGTCGGATTCGTCGCCATGATCCGGGCCTTGACCTCGGTCCTGGCGTTCAAGGGGCTGGACGACGAGCTGGTCCACAAGACGGTGCTCCTCTGCTGGATCATCGCCGCGGCCACGATGACGCTGGGCAACGCCGTGGCGCTCCTGCAGACCGACCTCAAACGGCTGCTCGCCTACTCGTCGATCGCCCACGCCGGCTACCTGATGGTCGGCATCACCGCAGCCTTCGCGGGCGGGGCCGAGGGCTCGGCGTTCTACTACGGCGTCGAGGGCGTCCTGTTCTACCTGGCCGCGTACGCCTTCATGACGCTCGGGGCGTTCGGCGTCGTGCTCGCCCTCCGCAAGCGGGACGGCCGGCCGGTCACGACGATCGACGACCTGTCGGGCCTGGGCCTGACCCAGCCGGTGGTGGCCGTCGGGCTCACGCTCTGCCTGCTGAGCCTCACCGGCATTCCGGGCCTGGCCGGCTTCTGGGGCAAGCTGCAGATCTTCGCCTCGGCGCTCTCGGCCGCCTCGGGCGACGAGGCCCGGCCGCTGCAGGTGCTGGCCGTCGTCGGCATGCTCAACGCCGCGGTGGGGGCGTTCTACTACCTGCGGATCATCGTCCTGATGTTCCTCAAGCCGGCCGAGGAGCCGGTCGACGCCGTGGGCGGCTGGCCCGTCGCGCTGGCGACCGGGGCCTGCGTCTCGCTCTCGCTGCTGGTCGGCCTCTACCCCGCGCCCATCTCCCGGGCCTGCCGCGAGGCGGCCGTCGCCGCGAACGTCCATCCCGCCCCGGTCGCCGAGTCGGCCCCGGTGGTCGTCGGGGCCCGGGACGTCGCCCCGTCGCCCGCGCCGGTGCGGAACTGA
- a CDS encoding VanZ family protein — translation MRLWFYAALSWTLLIMVLCWMPRAVVQKAGGETGFRLPNLDKLVHMALFMGFAFLWLMASRNPRRLLLVAAAGLALTVITELGQLSPLVNRDAGLADGTFDMLGVVLGGLAFVWLASRPSHAAALATRREAA, via the coding sequence ATGCGACTCTGGTTCTACGCGGCGCTGAGCTGGACCCTGCTGATCATGGTGCTCTGCTGGATGCCCAGGGCCGTCGTGCAGAAGGCGGGCGGCGAGACGGGGTTCAGGCTCCCGAATCTCGACAAGCTCGTCCACATGGCGCTGTTCATGGGCTTCGCCTTCCTCTGGCTGATGGCGTCGCGCAACCCGAGGCGCCTCCTCCTCGTGGCGGCGGCCGGCCTGGCCCTGACCGTGATCACCGAGCTGGGACAGCTCTCGCCGCTCGTGAATCGCGACGCCGGCCTCGCCGACGGCACCTTCGACATGCTCGGCGTCGTGCTCGGCGGCCTCGCCTTCGTATGGCTCGCGTCGCGGCCCTCGCACGCGGCGGCCCTGGCGACGCGCCGCGAAGCGGCCTGA
- a CDS encoding DNA/RNA non-specific endonuclease translates to MAAPKNVYAFSLTEAVAAADRWSKRAHQHEKFERAARNKQYTSLDTPERCAARANRLLGRLKRAGSRLAESMASDFDESTARQVAAARVTAQNVSDALLERVIGGTRDFQFVEFLEQATYVCRSVGRIVTKLGGGRMAYGTGFMASPRLLMTNHHVLPSRDDAARSVVEFDYQRDRLGRAVAVRSLRIDPDAFFLNDEDLDFALVAVAADGRGSPLGYYGWCPLIKELGKIVAGEPINIIQHPMGEMKQVVLRENRLIDSLDGAESYLHYEADTEPGSSGSPVFNDQWEVVALHHSGVPKRNTRGDLLDVDGKVWKDGDDPSRLEWVANEGVRASKLVEFIAKATVKPAERPLLKEFLEARPPGEADGPSTRRVEAGLRPDPRLEPEPEREDEPMPRPEVERGGDSVTFTIPLYVTVSVGAPAARGALSVEPVEPASGFKERVVPDPDDLDYRERPGYDAGFLGFEAPFPRLTNATRSKAFALPGEQGVDRYLLKYHHYSLIFNKARKLAFAAGVNYDPNAKVLHRRDVDGDKWYYDPRVTPEKEIQAGESLYAGNPLDRGHLVRRADAGWGATKQEAKLANDDTFHFTNCSPQHEITNQGKTSEAPPGLKLWGNLEDHVAAQGKKDKRKLSIFNGPVFRPSDRKYRGVLLPREFWKAVVFADDEGRPAATAFILTQAELIQDLQEEFTVGEYKAVQVRIADLEARTGLDFGPASGWDVLEQEGAEERFTGDSAAVVLESLSDVVL, encoded by the coding sequence ATGGCCGCGCCGAAGAACGTCTACGCGTTCAGCTTGACCGAGGCCGTGGCCGCCGCGGACCGCTGGTCGAAGCGAGCCCATCAACATGAGAAATTCGAGCGGGCGGCTCGCAACAAGCAATACACCTCGCTCGACACCCCCGAGCGGTGTGCGGCGCGGGCGAACCGCCTGCTCGGCCGGCTGAAGCGCGCCGGATCGCGGCTGGCCGAGTCGATGGCGTCCGATTTCGACGAATCGACCGCCAGGCAGGTGGCCGCGGCCCGGGTCACCGCCCAGAACGTGAGCGACGCCCTGCTCGAACGCGTGATCGGGGGCACGCGGGATTTCCAGTTCGTCGAGTTCCTCGAACAGGCGACCTACGTCTGCAGGTCGGTCGGCCGCATCGTCACCAAGCTCGGCGGCGGGAGGATGGCCTACGGCACCGGCTTCATGGCCTCGCCCCGGTTGCTGATGACGAATCATCACGTGCTCCCGTCCCGGGACGACGCGGCCCGCAGCGTGGTCGAGTTCGACTACCAGCGCGACCGCCTGGGCCGGGCCGTCGCGGTCCGGAGCCTGCGGATCGACCCGGACGCGTTCTTCCTGAACGACGAGGACCTGGACTTCGCCCTGGTCGCGGTGGCGGCGGACGGCCGCGGCAGCCCGCTGGGCTATTACGGCTGGTGTCCGCTCATCAAGGAACTGGGCAAGATCGTCGCGGGGGAGCCCATCAACATCATCCAGCACCCGATGGGCGAGATGAAGCAGGTCGTCCTGCGCGAGAATCGGCTGATCGATTCCCTGGACGGCGCGGAGTCGTACCTGCACTACGAGGCCGACACCGAGCCGGGCTCGTCGGGCTCCCCGGTGTTCAACGACCAGTGGGAGGTCGTCGCCCTCCATCACAGCGGCGTGCCCAAGCGGAACACCAGGGGCGACCTGCTGGACGTCGACGGGAAGGTCTGGAAGGACGGGGACGATCCCTCGCGCCTCGAATGGGTGGCGAACGAGGGCGTCCGGGCGTCGAAGCTGGTCGAGTTCATCGCGAAGGCGACGGTCAAGCCCGCCGAGAGGCCGCTGCTGAAGGAGTTCCTGGAGGCCAGGCCGCCGGGCGAGGCCGACGGCCCCTCGACGCGTCGCGTCGAGGCCGGCCTTCGACCCGATCCCCGTCTCGAACCCGAACCCGAACGCGAGGACGAGCCGATGCCCAGGCCCGAGGTCGAACGCGGCGGCGACTCCGTGACCTTCACGATCCCCCTTTACGTCACGGTGAGCGTCGGCGCCCCCGCGGCGCGCGGCGCCCTGAGCGTCGAGCCGGTCGAGCCGGCGTCCGGCTTCAAGGAACGGGTCGTCCCCGACCCCGACGATCTGGATTACCGCGAGCGACCCGGCTACGACGCCGGCTTCCTCGGCTTCGAGGCGCCGTTCCCCCGCCTGACCAACGCGACGCGTTCCAAGGCGTTCGCGCTCCCCGGCGAGCAAGGCGTCGATCGATACCTGCTCAAGTACCACCACTACAGCCTGATCTTCAACAAGGCGCGAAAGCTGGCCTTCGCGGCCGGCGTGAATTACGACCCGAACGCCAAGGTCCTGCACCGGAGGGACGTGGACGGGGACAAGTGGTATTACGACCCGCGGGTGACGCCCGAGAAGGAGATCCAGGCCGGCGAGAGCCTCTACGCGGGGAACCCGCTGGATCGCGGGCATCTCGTGAGGCGGGCCGACGCGGGCTGGGGGGCGACGAAGCAGGAGGCCAAGCTGGCCAACGACGACACCTTCCACTTCACGAATTGCTCGCCGCAGCACGAGATCACCAACCAGGGGAAGACGAGCGAGGCCCCGCCGGGCCTGAAGTTGTGGGGGAACCTCGAAGACCACGTCGCGGCCCAGGGCAAGAAGGACAAGCGGAAGCTCAGCATCTTCAACGGCCCGGTCTTCCGGCCCTCCGACCGGAAGTACCGCGGCGTTCTGCTCCCCCGCGAGTTCTGGAAGGCGGTGGTGTTCGCGGACGACGAGGGGCGTCCCGCCGCGACGGCCTTCATCCTGACGCAGGCCGAGCTGATCCAGGACCTGCAGGAAGAATTCACGGTGGGGGAATACAAGGCCGTGCAGGTCCGCATCGCGGACCTGGAGGCGAGGACCGGCCTCGATTTCGGCCCCGCGTCCGGTTGGGACGTGTTGGAGCAGGAGGGCGCCGAGGAGCGCTTCACGGGCGACTCGGCCGCCGTCGTCCTGGAATCCCTCTCGGACGTCGTGTTGTGA
- the drmC gene encoding DISARM system phospholipase D-like protein DrmC, which produces MVAVSLQMVAHSVRAQRESHSAELVWTGPDAGPTAFRRTEQAIIQVLDAARNRITLISFAIYKIPKVVETLVRAAGRGVLLTVVVETPDRIAGQGEYSTIRALGPEVAACSTVYYWPGEDRLVGANGKAGLLHVKCAAADGEWLFISSANLTRQAFTINMELGILVRDDGSATAVERHFDRLIQVGRLQPI; this is translated from the coding sequence ATCGTCGCAGTGTCGCTGCAGATGGTGGCGCATTCGGTCCGGGCCCAACGTGAATCGCACTCGGCAGAGCTGGTGTGGACCGGCCCCGACGCTGGGCCGACGGCGTTCCGCCGCACCGAGCAGGCCATCATCCAGGTCCTCGACGCCGCCCGGAACCGAATCACGCTGATTAGCTTCGCGATCTACAAGATCCCCAAAGTGGTTGAGACCCTGGTGCGGGCGGCGGGCCGTGGCGTCCTCCTGACGGTCGTCGTTGAGACGCCCGACCGGATCGCCGGGCAGGGCGAGTACAGCACGATCCGGGCCTTGGGCCCGGAGGTGGCGGCCTGTTCGACGGTCTATTACTGGCCTGGAGAGGATCGCCTGGTCGGCGCGAACGGCAAGGCCGGCCTCCTCCACGTCAAGTGCGCCGCGGCCGACGGCGAGTGGCTCTTCATCTCGTCGGCGAACCTCACCCGCCAGGCCTTCACGATCAACATGGAGCTGGGGATCCTCGTGCGCGACGACGGCTCGGCGACGGCCGTGGAGCGGCATTTCGATCGGCTCATCCAGGTCGGGCGGCTGCAGCCGATCTGA